A genomic region of Papaver somniferum cultivar HN1 chromosome 7, ASM357369v1, whole genome shotgun sequence contains the following coding sequences:
- the LOC113294031 gene encoding purine permease 3-like, which yields MRGGGSGGGARGGWIGRKRKKFRAIPREANDFELGKAKYYIIMVMSAIIWQLQGVGTVGVIFYTSALFNGILAALLVPLIGVAAVIFYHESFTGLKGIALVLCLWGFSSYFYGEYKMMKKVVNDETPGVIDKVEHEPKRLDDQDEAYIV from the exons ATGAGAGGTGGTGGATCTGGTGGTGGTGCTCGTGGTGGTTGGATtgggaggaagaggaagaagtttCGA GCTATACCTCGAGAAGCAAATGATTTTGAGCTTGGCAAAGCCAAGTATTATATCATAATGGTCATGAGCGCTATAATATGGCAATTGCAGGGTGTTGGAACTGTGGGCGTAATCTTCTACACAAGTGCTCTTTTCAACGGTATACTCGCTGCACTCTTAGTCCCATTAATAGGAGTTGCAGCCGTCATATTTTACCATGAAAGTTTCACGGGATTAAAAGGAATAGCATTGGTATTATGTCTTTGGGGTTTCAGTTCTTACTTTTATGGAGAATACAAGATGATGAAAAAGGTAGTCAATGATGAAACTCCAGGGGTAATCGACAAAGTCGAACATGAGCCTAAAAGATTAGATGATCAAGATGAAGCATATATTGTATGA
- the LOC113300497 gene encoding cytochrome P450 89A2-like, which yields MESLWFIIIVITLSLCASLFNLLHKTPNRLPPGPVSIPFVTSFQWLRKPREALEPTLRSLKEKYGPIITLSIGHQKSIFITNSSLAHQALIQHGAIFGDRPPASETTKIASSNQHTINDASYGPLWRLLRKNLMLQIHHPSKIKSFSPARKWVLNIIKSSIKKESNSGKNPVLVVDHLQFGMFCLLVFMCFGEKLDDEKIRQVEYVQRNFLLGFTTSEILNFIPKLGKIIFKKKWGDFSKLRSDQEEVLIPLIRSRQEQMKTSTGEIHDEKSSLGFWYVDSLLNLELPDEGGRKLTESEIVSLCSEFFDAGTDTTSTALQWILANLVKYQDIQSKLYDEIRKISHDCDDDEIQEEDLKKLPYLKAVILEGLRRHPPGHFVLNHAVTQDVGLDGYVVPKEAMVNFMVAEIGWDPRIWGEDSMIFKPERFLNEDDGSLNEEMSDVTGNKAIKMIPFGAGRRMCPASGLAVLHLECFVANLIKEFKWTSKAGDDIDLTEKREFTTVMKNPL from the coding sequence ATGGAATCTCTATGGTTCATAATAATCGTAATCACACTCTCCTTATGTGCAAGTCTATTTAATCTTCTTCATAAAACTCCCAATAGATTACCACCTGGTCCTGTTTCAATCCCCTTTGTAACAAGTTTCCAATGGCTTAGGAAACCACGCGAAGCTTTAGAACCAACTCTCAGAAGTCTCAAAGAAAAATATGGACCAATCATAACTTTATCAATTGGtcatcagaaatcaattttcattACAAACTCAAGTTTAGCTCATCAAGCCTTGATTCAACATGGAGCAATTTTTGGTGACCGTCCACCAGCATCAGAGACAACCAAAATTGCTTCAAGTAATCAACATACTATAAATGATGCTTCTTATGGTCCATTATGGAGATTACTTCGGAAAAATCTTATGCTTCAGATTCATCATCCATCAAAGATCAAATCATTTTCACCGGCTCGAAAATGGGTATTGAATATAATCAAGTCAAGTATTAAAAAAGAATCTAATTCAGGGAAAAACCCTGTTCTTGTGGTTGATCATCTTCAATTTGGTATGTTTTGTTTACTTGTTTTTATGTGTTTTGGAGAAAAACTTGATGACGAAAAAATTAGACAAGTTGAATATGTGCAGAGAAATTTCTTATTGGGGTTTACTACATCTGAGATTCTAAACTTTATtccaaaattaggaaaaattattTTCAAGAAAAAATGGGGAGATTTTTCTAAGTTGAGAAGTGATCAAGAAGAGGTACTAATTCCTTTAATTAGATCAAGACAAGAACAAATGAAGACAAGTACTGGTGAAATTCATGATGAGAAATCTTCCTTAGGGTTCTGGTATGTTGATTCATTATTGAATCTTGAATTACCTGATGAAGGTGGAAGAAAACTGACTGAAAGTGAAATAGTCAGTTTGTGTTCGGAGTTTTTTGATGCAGGTACTGATACTACATCAACAGCTTTACAATGGATTCTGGCTAATTTAGTGAAGTACCAAGATATTCAATCCAAACTATATGATGAAATCAGAAAAATATCtcatgattgtgatgatgatgagatacaagaagaagatttgaagaaactgCCATATTTGAAAGCTGTAATTCTCGAGGGACTAAGAAGACATCCACCTGGCCATTTTGTTCTAAATCATGCAGTTACTCAAGATGTAGGGTTAGATGGATATGTTGTACCAAAAGAAGCTATGGTGAATTTCATGGTAGCAGAAATTGGGTGGGACCCAAGAATATGGGGGGAAGATTCAATGATTTTTAAACCTGAGAGATTTTTGAatgaagatgatggtagtttgaaTGAAGAAATGTCAGATGTAACAGGTAATAAAGCGATTAAGATGATACCATTTGGAGCTGGTAGAAGAATGTGTCCTGCTTCTGGTTTGGCAGTGCTTCATCTCGAGTGTTTTGTTGCTAATCTCATCAAGGAATTCAAGTGGACATCTAAAGCAGGAGATGATATAGATTTGACGGAGAAAAGAGAGTTTACAACGGTCATGAAGAATCCATTGTGA